GTAGGCGCTCGCCGGCGGCGCCGGTGTCCAGATGGTCGCCGCCGGTCACCCCGGCGTAGGTCACGTAGTACAGGTAGCCGGTGGCCAGCGCGAGCAGGCGCTGCATCCGCTCGGCCGACGTGGTCGGCGCGGCGAGCAGGATCAGCGCCAGGCCGTGGCGGTCGAAGGCCTCGCGGTACTCGACCGCTTCCTCCGGCGGCAGGTCGACCAGCAGCGCACCGTCGATACCGGCGGCAACCGCCTGCTGCGCATACGCTTCCGGACCGCGGATCTCGACCGGATTGAGGTAGCCCATCAGCACCACCGGGGTGTCCTGGTTGTCCTCGCGGAACTGGCGCACGGTCTCGAACACGTAGTCCATGTCGGCGCCGCGGGCGAGCGCGCGCTCGGAGCTGTGCTGGATGGTGGCGCCATCGGCCATCGGATCCGAGAACGGCACGCCGATCTCGATCACGTCCGCGCCGGCGGCGACCAGGGCGTGCATCACCGGCATCGTGGCCTCCAGCGACGGGTCGCCAGCGGTGATGAAGGGCACCAGCGCCTTGCGGCCTTGTGCTTTCAGTGCGGCGAAACGGGCGGCGATGCGGCTCACAGCACCATCCCCTCGCGCTGGGCGATCGTGTGCACGTCCTTGTCGCCGCGACCGGAGAGGTTGCACAGGACGATCGCATCGGCGGGCAACCCGCGTGCCAGCTTTACCGCCTGCGCCACCGCGTGGCTGGACTCCAGCGCCGGCAGGATGCCTTCGGTGCGGATCAACTGGTGGAACGCGGCCAGCGCTTCCTCGTCGGTGATACCCGCGTACTCGGCACGCCCGGCGTCCTTCAGGAACGCGTGCTCCGGCCCGACGCCGGGGTAGTCCAGACCGGCGGAGATCGAATGGGTCTCGATGACCTGGCCATCGTCATCGCACAGCAGGTAGGTGCGGTTGCCGTGCAGGACCCCGGGTCGACCCGCGGCCAGCGAGGCGGCGTGGCGCCCGCTGTCCATGCCCTCGCCCGCCGCTTCGGCGCCGACGATGCGGACCGCGGGATCATTGAGGAAGGCATGGAAGATGCCGATCGCGTTGCTGCCGCCGCCGACGCAGGCGGTCACCGCATCGGGCAGGCGTCCGTATTCGGCGAGCATCTGCGCGCGTGCCTCGCGGCCGACCACGGCATTGAAATCGCGCACCATGCGCGGATACGGATCCGGGCCGGCCACTGTGCCGATGATGTAGAAGGTGTCGGCGATGTTGGTCACCCAGTCGCGCATCGCCTCGTTGAGCGCATCCTTCAGCGTGGCCGAGCCGCTGGTCACCGGCACTACGCGGGCGCCCAGCAACTGCATGCGGTAGACGTTGATCTTCTGGCGCTCGATGTCGGTCGCGCCCATGTACACCACACATTCCAGGCCCAGGCGCGCGGCAACCGTGGCGCTGGCGACGCCGTGCTGGCCGGCGCCGGTCTCGGCGATGATCCGGGTTTTGCCCATGCGGCTGGCCAGCAAAGCCTGGCCGATGGTGTTGTTGATCTTGTGCGCACCGGTGTGGTTGAGGTCCTCGCGCTTGAGCAGGATGCGCGCGCCGCCCACTTCCTCGCTCAGGCGGCGGGCGTGGTAGATCGGGCTCGGCCGGCCGACGTAATGGGCCAGGTCGTCCTCGAAGGTGGCGATGAACGCCGGATCGACGCGTGCGGCGTCATAGGCGTCGGCCAGCTCCTGCAGCGGCCCGACCAGGGTCTCGGCAACAAATCGGCCGCCGAAGCGCCCGAAGTGCCCGTTTTCATCGGGGTACGCGTGGTAATCGATGGGGGTATCGGATGGCAATGGGGAAGTCATGACTCGGTTTCACCGGGGGAGGTTTGGCGACCGCGGCAGTTGCCGCGCGCGGTGTCGGGGCCGTATCGGCAGAGCGGTGGGTTGGACGCGTCAGTCCAGCACGTGGCAGTCGGCGCGGCGCACCTGTTCGACGAAGCGGCGCATCCGGTCGCCATCCTTCAAGCCGGGCGCACTTTCAATGCCGCTGGAGACATCCACCGCCCAAGGCATCGTGGCGATGATCGCATCGAACACGTTGTCCGCGGTCAGGCCGCCGGCCAGCACGAAAGGCTTCTGCACGCCCGCCGGGATGCGCGACCAGTCGAATACCTTGCCGCTGCCGCCGCTGCCACCGGCGCCGTGGCTGTCAAAAAGAAAGCCGGCAGCGCTGGGGTACTGCTGCTGCAAGGCAGCAGGGTGCTCGTTCGCGATCGGGCTGCCCATCGCGATGGCCTTGAGGTAGGGCACGCCGAACGCTCGGCAGAATGCATCATCCTCGCTGCCATGGAACTGCAGCAGGCTGGGACGGATCTGGCGCACCACTTCGCGGACTTCCTCGGCGGGGTTGTCGCTGAACAGGGCGACGGAATCCACCATCGGCGACAGCGCCTGGCGCATGGCGCGCGCCTCCGCCGGGGCGATCCGGCGGCTGCTGCCGTGGGCGAACACGAAACCGATCGCGTCGGCGCCCAGCTCGCAGGCAAGCCGCACGTCGCCCGGCCTGGTGAAACCGCAGAACTTGATCCGGGTGCGAAACAGGGTCCGCTTCAAGACAACGTCCTCAACACTTGCTCCTGATGGCCGGACGTTCCGGCCGCTCCGCGCTTGGCGGGCCCATGAATATAGTCCGGAAGCACGCGCGCGTCGCGCCGCTCACAGGGTGACTTCAGCGGGCAGCTGCCAGTGGGCGGGGTAGCGCGGGCCGATGAACACCAGTCCTGCCGAGGGCGCCGTCGGGCCGGCCCGGCTGCGATCGCGCCCGTCCAGCACCTCGCGCAGCCAGCCGGCCGTACGCTCACCCTGCCCGACCAGCAGCAGGCTGCCGACGATATTGCGCACCATGTGATGGAGAAAGGCGTTCGCCTGGACCTCCACCGTGACCAGGTCGCCCTCGCGCGTTACGGCGATGTGGTGCAGATCGCGGCGCGCGTGCGGCGCCTGGCAGTGCACGGTCCGGAACGCGGAAAAGTCATGTTCGCCGAGCAGATCCTGCGCGGCCTGGTGCATCGCGTCGGCATCCAGCGGTTTGCGCACCCAGCTCAGGTACTGGTGCTGCAGGGCAGGCCGGATCGCGCGATTGAGGATGGTGTAGCGGTAACGCCGCGCACGGGCGGAAAACCGGGCGTGGAACTCGTCGGTCGTGGGCACGCACCATTTCACGCACACCGACGGCGGCAGGTTGCTGGTGGTGCCCAGTACCCAGCCACGCGGGTCACGCTGCGCCGGGCCATCAAAATGCACCACCTGGGTCGCGGCATGCACACCGGCGTCGGTGCGACCGGCGCACACCACGCCAATGCTTCGGCCCGCGACGATGCTGACGGCATGCTCCACCGCTGCCTGCACGGTGGGTTCGCTGCGTCGCCCCGGCTCGTCGCGCCTGTTCAGCCGCTGCCAGCCCGAGAAATTGCCGCCGTCGTACTCCACGCCGAGCACCCAGCGACGCTCTGCCGGCGGGGTCTGCGCGTCCGCGTCAGCCCGCGGGTCGTGCGGGACCGGGTCCGGCAACGTGCCGTTGTCTGTTGGCACCGCTTATCCCAGCTCCCGCAACAGGCGCGTGGCCTGCTGTCGCGCCTCCAGACTGCCGCTGACCTCCAGCTCGCCCAGCAACTGCCGGGCGCTGTCTTCATCGCCCAGGTCGAGGTAGGCACGCGCCAGTTCGAGGCGTTCCATGCCCGGCGCATCGTCGCCACCGAGGGGCGCTGACGGCCGGACTGCCGGCGGGCGAGGCTCGTCATGCGATGCATCGGCAATCGCCGCGGAGGCCGAACGCGGGGGCTCGTCGCCGGCCGCAGTCGCGGCGGCCCCGTGCCACGCGGGGGCCGTAGCAGCAGCGGCCGCGGTCAAATCCGCGTCCTCCGACGTCGGCACGGGCGATTCCGCAAAGGATGGGGATGCTGCTTCCCGGCCCGATGGCACGGCCGGATTTGCGTCGGGGAGATCATCGCCCGCTGACTTGCCCATCGCGGCCGCCGGATGCGCCAAGTTCGGGGTCAGC
This genomic interval from Lysobacter ciconiae contains the following:
- the trpA gene encoding tryptophan synthase subunit alpha translates to MSRIAARFAALKAQGRKALVPFITAGDPSLEATMPVMHALVAAGADVIEIGVPFSDPMADGATIQHSSERALARGADMDYVFETVRQFREDNQDTPVVLMGYLNPVEIRGPEAYAQQAVAAGIDGALLVDLPPEEAVEYREAFDRHGLALILLAAPTTSAERMQRLLALATGYLYYVTYAGVTGGDHLDTGAAGERLRAIRALDKVPVVAGFGIKDAASAAAMAVHADGVVVGSALVAAMADALDPADAARNAAAFLLPLREALDRLPQT
- the trpB gene encoding tryptophan synthase subunit beta — encoded protein: MTSPLPSDTPIDYHAYPDENGHFGRFGGRFVAETLVGPLQELADAYDAARVDPAFIATFEDDLAHYVGRPSPIYHARRLSEEVGGARILLKREDLNHTGAHKINNTIGQALLASRMGKTRIIAETGAGQHGVASATVAARLGLECVVYMGATDIERQKINVYRMQLLGARVVPVTSGSATLKDALNEAMRDWVTNIADTFYIIGTVAGPDPYPRMVRDFNAVVGREARAQMLAEYGRLPDAVTACVGGGSNAIGIFHAFLNDPAVRIVGAEAAGEGMDSGRHAASLAAGRPGVLHGNRTYLLCDDDGQVIETHSISAGLDYPGVGPEHAFLKDAGRAEYAGITDEEALAAFHQLIRTEGILPALESSHAVAQAVKLARGLPADAIVLCNLSGRGDKDVHTIAQREGMVL
- a CDS encoding phosphoribosylanthranilate isomerase, whose translation is MKRTLFRTRIKFCGFTRPGDVRLACELGADAIGFVFAHGSSRRIAPAEARAMRQALSPMVDSVALFSDNPAEEVREVVRQIRPSLLQFHGSEDDAFCRAFGVPYLKAIAMGSPIANEHPAALQQQYPSAAGFLFDSHGAGGSGGSGKVFDWSRIPAGVQKPFVLAGGLTADNVFDAIIATMPWAVDVSSGIESAPGLKDGDRMRRFVEQVRRADCHVLD
- the truA gene encoding tRNA pseudouridine(38-40) synthase TruA, whose amino-acid sequence is MLGVEYDGGNFSGWQRLNRRDEPGRRSEPTVQAAVEHAVSIVAGRSIGVVCAGRTDAGVHAATQVVHFDGPAQRDPRGWVLGTTSNLPPSVCVKWCVPTTDEFHARFSARARRYRYTILNRAIRPALQHQYLSWVRKPLDADAMHQAAQDLLGEHDFSAFRTVHCQAPHARRDLHHIAVTREGDLVTVEVQANAFLHHMVRNIVGSLLLVGQGERTAGWLREVLDGRDRSRAGPTAPSAGLVFIGPRYPAHWQLPAEVTL